Proteins encoded in a region of the Coriobacteriia bacterium genome:
- a CDS encoding epoxyqueuosine reductase QueH, with the protein MESNPDTPSRPSRLLLHACCGPCLIEPLEALAEEADHVTIVFANSNIHPADEYERRRDTLAAHAKRLGVEVVELEYDPESWARIVAPLRDEGPNRCSACYRLRLGEAARYGAEHGFDAIATTLTVSPYQDARAIAAEGRAVAAEAGIAYLDRDFRDRYADATRRSRDEGMYRQNYCGCVFSEAEATAERERRRESRRALARERAAQNPSDTES; encoded by the coding sequence ATGGAATCGAACCCGGACACTCCGAGCAGGCCTTCGCGGCTACTCCTGCACGCGTGCTGTGGGCCGTGCCTCATCGAGCCGCTCGAAGCGCTCGCCGAGGAGGCCGACCACGTCACTATCGTCTTTGCCAACTCCAACATCCATCCCGCCGACGAGTACGAGCGTCGCCGAGACACGCTCGCCGCACACGCGAAGCGGCTCGGCGTGGAGGTCGTTGAGCTCGAGTACGATCCCGAGTCGTGGGCGCGCATCGTAGCTCCCCTGCGCGACGAGGGCCCGAATCGCTGCAGCGCATGCTATCGGCTCAGGCTGGGGGAGGCCGCACGTTATGGTGCCGAGCACGGCTTCGATGCGATCGCCACGACGCTGACCGTCAGCCCGTACCAGGATGCACGAGCGATCGCGGCCGAGGGCCGCGCGGTGGCCGCCGAGGCCGGTATCGCGTATCTGGATCGTGACTTTCGGGACCGCTACGCGGATGCCACTCGGCGCTCACGCGACGAGGGCATGTATCGTCAGAACTACTGTGGGTGCGTGTTTTCCGAAGCCGAGGCAACGGCCGAGCGTGAGCGTCGTCGCGAGTCTCGCAGGGCACTCGCGCGGGAGCGCGCGGCGCAGAACCCCTCCGACACCGAGTCCTAG
- a CDS encoding thioredoxin family protein, translated as MVIKVLGSGCASCHKLEDLAVKAVAELGLDAEVVKVTDIAEIMGYGVMSTPALVIDEQLKVAGRVPSYEDILGLVQRSAS; from the coding sequence ATGGTCATCAAGGTACTGGGTTCAGGATGCGCGTCGTGCCACAAGCTCGAAGATTTGGCCGTAAAGGCGGTTGCGGAACTGGGATTGGACGCCGAGGTCGTCAAGGTCACCGACATCGCCGAGATCATGGGATACGGCGTCATGTCCACGCCCGCGCTCGTCATCGATGAGCAGCTGAAGGTCGCCGGCCGCGTTCCTTCCTACGAGGACATTCTGGGGCTTGTTCAGCGCTCTGCCAGCTAG
- a CDS encoding phosphotransferase, giving the protein MHVHTTASDGTATPREVLEFISTETDLSVVAICDHNTNEGGLEAAAIAHEYSVEVVVGQEVESSQGHILGLWTPQLVAPGRSAAETVADIHAQGGIAVAAHPYAPRWWHKHGLCRGETEVYDEVDFDGVEVANSTPLLLAANFRARAYWRDNRSRLAATGGSDAHMLSVIGTSRTLFPGTTAEHLRTAIEARTTIGYGPTFNPARVLFYARKVPEIKERDRDRKAREAERGITDACAECAACAPDGAPTLPVDES; this is encoded by the coding sequence ATGCACGTTCATACGACCGCCTCCGACGGCACTGCCACGCCGCGTGAGGTGCTTGAGTTCATCAGCACCGAGACGGACCTGTCCGTGGTCGCGATCTGCGACCACAACACCAACGAAGGTGGGCTTGAGGCCGCTGCCATCGCCCACGAGTACAGTGTCGAGGTCGTGGTGGGTCAGGAGGTCGAGAGCTCCCAGGGGCACATCCTCGGCCTGTGGACGCCTCAGCTCGTCGCGCCGGGTCGCTCCGCCGCCGAGACGGTCGCCGACATCCACGCCCAGGGCGGTATCGCGGTCGCTGCACACCCGTACGCGCCTCGCTGGTGGCACAAGCACGGGCTTTGCCGTGGTGAGACCGAGGTCTATGACGAGGTCGACTTCGATGGTGTCGAGGTCGCCAACTCCACCCCCCTGCTGCTCGCCGCCAACTTCCGCGCCCGTGCGTACTGGCGCGACAACAGATCGCGCCTTGCCGCCACAGGCGGAAGCGACGCACACATGTTGTCGGTGATCGGCACGAGTCGCACACTCTTCCCCGGCACGACGGCTGAGCATCTGCGAACCGCGATCGAGGCACGCACGACGATAGGCTACGGCCCCACGTTCAACCCGGCGCGGGTGCTGTTCTACGCGCGCAAGGTTCCCGAGATCAAAGAGCGCGACCGTGACCGCAAGGCGCGCGAGGCCGAGCGCGGGATTACCGACGCGTGCGCAGAATGCGCGGCATGTGCGCCCGATGGTGCGCCCACGCTCCCAGTCGACGAGTCCTAG
- a CDS encoding permease yields the protein MDPFYPLQLLSDWLTYTVLGLSPASKLGMSVNFFLFDVPKVLILLAVVIFFVAIIRSFFPPEKTRKLLSHSNLYGGNVLAALLGIVTPFCSCSAVPLFIGFVESGVPLGVTFSFLVASPMINEVAIILLGGMFGWKIALLYIVSGLFIAITSGIIIGKLGLESWVEEYVYEIRMGDAGELPEQTWNERLRYAVSYVGEIVGKVWPYVVGGIAVGAVMHGYIPDDFLARYAGASNPFAVPIAVVVGVPLYSNAAGVVPLIGVLTQKGVSIGTSLAFMMAVVGLSLPEAIILRKVLKPKLIAVYFGVNAVGIIAIGYLFNAILR from the coding sequence ATGGATCCGTTCTACCCGCTGCAACTACTCTCCGACTGGCTGACCTATACGGTGTTAGGCCTGTCGCCTGCCAGCAAGCTGGGCATGTCCGTGAACTTCTTCCTCTTCGACGTGCCCAAGGTCCTCATCCTGCTCGCCGTCGTCATCTTCTTCGTTGCGATCATCCGGTCGTTCTTTCCCCCCGAGAAGACGCGCAAGTTGCTTTCGCATTCGAACCTCTACGGGGGCAACGTACTCGCGGCGCTGCTTGGCATAGTGACGCCGTTTTGCTCGTGCTCCGCGGTGCCGCTGTTCATCGGATTCGTGGAAAGCGGCGTCCCGTTGGGCGTCACGTTCTCGTTTCTGGTCGCCAGCCCGATGATCAACGAGGTCGCGATCATCCTGCTCGGCGGGATGTTCGGTTGGAAGATAGCCCTGCTCTACATCGTCTCAGGGCTCTTCATCGCGATAACGAGCGGCATCATCATCGGCAAGTTGGGGCTCGAGAGCTGGGTGGAGGAGTACGTGTACGAGATCCGGATGGGCGACGCCGGCGAACTCCCCGAGCAGACGTGGAACGAGCGGCTGCGGTACGCCGTGTCCTACGTGGGTGAGATCGTGGGCAAGGTCTGGCCCTACGTCGTGGGCGGCATCGCGGTCGGCGCGGTCATGCACGGCTACATCCCGGACGACTTCCTTGCGCGCTATGCGGGTGCGAGCAACCCGTTTGCGGTGCCGATCGCGGTGGTGGTCGGCGTTCCGCTCTACAGCAATGCTGCCGGAGTCGTCCCGCTCATCGGAGTGCTCACCCAAAAGGGCGTCTCGATCGGCACTTCGCTCGCATTCATGATGGCGGTGGTGGGACTTTCGCTTCCCGAGGCGATCATTCTGCGCAAGGTGTTGAAGCCCAAGCTCATTGCCGTGTACTTCGGGGTGAATGCGGTCGGTATCATCGCAATCGGTTATCTATTCAACGCGATTCTGCGGTAG
- a CDS encoding cold-shock protein yields the protein MAEGTVKWFNPDKGYGFISREDGDDLFVHFSEIQGDGFKTLDEGQAVSFDVTTGQNGKLQASNVSKL from the coding sequence ATGGCTGAAGGTACCGTCAAGTGGTTCAACCCGGACAAGGGCTACGGCTTCATCTCGCGTGAGGATGGCGACGACCTGTTCGTCCACTTCTCCGAGATCCAGGGCGATGGCTTCAAGACCCTCGACGAGGGTCAGGCAGTCTCGTTCGACGTCACCACCGGGCAGAACGGCAAGCTGCAGGCGAGCAACGTCAGCAAGCTCTAG
- a CDS encoding thioredoxin family protein, translating to MTDEPKSEGAGGPKLIPVPVIAVLVVAAVFGGVLFAKSQSKAPGAQMTSVVAASEVATGQLTTTHNDALADYEAARKSGKPVYLLFHSLTCASCVEISAVVDGLLPEYADRVVFVNAISDDASARQLAARFQFQYIPTSFFIAPGGDVVDSFTGALSEEELRTRIESLIAQ from the coding sequence GTGACAGACGAACCAAAGTCCGAAGGAGCGGGCGGGCCGAAGCTTATCCCGGTGCCGGTGATTGCTGTGCTCGTCGTCGCCGCCGTCTTCGGAGGCGTGCTATTCGCCAAGTCGCAGTCAAAGGCTCCCGGCGCGCAGATGACGAGTGTCGTCGCGGCGTCGGAAGTAGCCACCGGGCAACTGACGACCACGCACAACGACGCTCTTGCGGACTATGAAGCTGCACGCAAGTCGGGTAAGCCCGTTTACCTGCTCTTTCACTCACTCACCTGCGCATCGTGTGTCGAGATATCTGCCGTGGTCGACGGCCTGCTCCCCGAGTATGCCGATCGCGTGGTCTTCGTGAACGCGATCAGTGATGACGCCTCGGCGCGACAGCTCGCCGCGAGGTTCCAATTCCAGTACATCCCGACGTCGTTCTTCATCGCGCCAGGTGGTGACGTGGTTGATTCATTCACAGGTGCACTGTCTGAAGAAGAGCTGCGCACTCGAATCGAGAGCCTCATCGCACAGTGA
- the queA gene encoding tRNA preQ1(34) S-adenosylmethionine ribosyltransferase-isomerase QueA, whose amino-acid sequence MRTDDFDYELPSGLIAQEPTQPRDACRLLVLHRASGQIDHRVFSDVTEYLVEGDVLVVNETRVLPARLRGVKDETGGAVEVLLLRERYTNAWECLVKPGRRLKPGAKMVFADGAMTGLVVEVIDEAGGRLVQFTIAPGGESFLDIVHRIGEVPLPPYITRTVDDPELYQTVFSRDERSAAAPTAGLHFTPELLERIASAGVRVETVELDVGIDTFRPVAVDDPEQHKIHTEHFRVPRRTAEVVNEAKQHGRRVIAVGTTSVRALESAWDAEAGEVRATEGATSLYVLPGYHFEVVDAMITNYHVPRSTLLMMVSSFAGRGQVLDAYELAKAQGYRFLSFGDAMLIL is encoded by the coding sequence GTGCGCACCGACGACTTCGACTACGAGTTGCCCTCAGGTCTGATCGCTCAGGAACCCACCCAGCCTCGTGACGCGTGCCGGCTGCTCGTGCTGCACAGGGCGAGCGGGCAGATCGACCACCGCGTCTTCTCGGATGTCACTGAGTACCTCGTCGAGGGGGACGTGCTGGTCGTCAACGAGACACGGGTGCTTCCGGCTCGGCTGCGCGGCGTCAAGGACGAGACGGGTGGTGCCGTCGAGGTGCTGCTGCTGAGAGAGCGCTACACCAACGCGTGGGAGTGCCTGGTGAAACCGGGTCGCAGGCTGAAGCCGGGTGCGAAGATGGTCTTCGCTGACGGCGCGATGACTGGCCTTGTCGTCGAAGTCATCGACGAGGCCGGAGGGCGCCTCGTGCAGTTCACGATCGCGCCGGGTGGCGAGAGCTTTCTCGACATCGTGCACCGCATCGGGGAAGTGCCGCTTCCGCCCTACATCACGCGCACGGTCGACGATCCCGAGTTGTACCAGACGGTGTTTTCGCGCGACGAGCGCTCCGCGGCCGCGCCCACGGCTGGCCTTCACTTCACGCCCGAGCTGCTTGAGCGCATCGCCAGTGCGGGCGTACGCGTCGAGACTGTGGAGCTTGATGTGGGGATCGACACGTTTCGCCCCGTTGCGGTCGACGATCCCGAGCAGCACAAGATCCACACGGAGCACTTCCGGGTCCCCCGGCGCACGGCAGAGGTCGTGAACGAAGCCAAGCAGCACGGCCGCCGCGTCATCGCCGTGGGCACCACGAGCGTGCGCGCGCTTGAGAGTGCTTGGGACGCCGAGGCGGGGGAGGTGCGTGCGACGGAGGGTGCGACCTCGTTGTATGTGCTGCCGGGGTACCACTTCGAGGTGGTCGACGCGATGATCACCAACTACCACGTGCCGCGATCCACTCTGCTGATGATGGTGAGTTCGTTTGCGGGTCGAGGGCAGGTGCTCGACGCCTACGAACTTGCCAAGGCGCAGGGATACCGATTCCTGTCCTTCGGCGACGCGATGCTTATTCTCTGA